In the genome of Humidesulfovibrio mexicanus, one region contains:
- a CDS encoding carboxymuconolactone decarboxylase family protein, with protein MLRRRTFLTMLTLLSLWTAPQATGAEELHPTGGAMEEKRMETGREQLERLNPRAEADLRAALDDIAPDMVEMVVAFGYADIYARPGLAAEDRQVATIAALTALGNAEPQLRFHMDGALNLGLSPQEVVEILYVSTVFAGFPAGLNALGCAREVFRQRGVRPAPPAPRTGDRRTRGLAALEATSTGAGKQVLDALADMAPDMAGFILDFSYGDVISRPVLSARRKEIAMCAAAMARGTMRPQLKVHARAGLNVGLTRQELVEVAMQMAAYAGFPASLNALSALREAFQEAQTAQ; from the coding sequence ATGTTGCGAAGACGGACGTTCCTGACGATGCTGACGCTGCTTTCGCTTTGGACCGCGCCCCAGGCGACTGGGGCCGAAGAACTGCACCCCACGGGAGGAGCCATGGAGGAGAAGCGCATGGAGACGGGACGAGAGCAACTGGAACGATTGAATCCCAGGGCCGAGGCAGACCTGCGCGCAGCCCTGGACGACATTGCGCCGGACATGGTGGAAATGGTCGTGGCCTTCGGCTACGCCGACATCTACGCCCGGCCGGGGCTTGCCGCAGAGGACCGGCAGGTGGCCACCATTGCCGCGCTGACCGCGCTGGGCAACGCGGAGCCGCAGCTCCGCTTCCACATGGACGGCGCGCTGAACCTGGGCTTGAGCCCGCAGGAGGTGGTGGAAATCCTCTATGTCAGCACGGTGTTCGCGGGCTTTCCGGCCGGGCTGAATGCGCTGGGGTGCGCGCGGGAGGTGTTCCGCCAACGCGGGGTGCGGCCAGCCCCCCCGGCCCCGCGTACGGGGGACCGCAGGACACGCGGTCTGGCCGCACTGGAGGCCACAAGCACGGGCGCGGGCAAGCAGGTGCTGGATGCGCTTGCGGACATGGCGCCGGACATGGCCGGATTCATCCTGGACTTCTCCTACGGCGACGTCATCTCGCGGCCGGTGCTCTCGGCCCGGCGCAAGGAGATCGCCATGTGCGCGGCGGCCATGGCGCGCGGCACCATGCGGCCGCAGCTCAAGGTCCATGCCCGTGCGGGCCTGAACGTTGGCCTCACCCGTCAGGAACTTGTGGAGGTCGCCATGCAAATGGCGGCCTATGCGGGCTTTCCCGCCAGCCTGAACGCCCTCTCCGCCCTGCGCGAGGCGTTTCAGGAGGCGCAAACCGCGCAATAG
- a CDS encoding ABC transporter ATP-binding protein → MNTLLEVKNLKVRYGNIEALHGISFDVKEGEIVTLIGANGAGKSTTLMSICRLPPPEAPRVTEGDIIFKGQSILNVPPHKVVSDLDMALVPEGRRIFGNLTVEENLKLATYARTDGHEATARDYDRVYTLFPRLAERKKQRSESLSGGEQQMLALGRAIMSKCGFLMLDEPSMGLAPLLMYDMFRTLKELNREGLTILLIEQNANLALRFAHRGYVLDTGEIVAQGSSEQLLADPEVKKAYLGG, encoded by the coding sequence TTGAACACGCTCCTGGAAGTCAAGAACCTCAAGGTTCGCTACGGCAATATCGAGGCCCTGCACGGCATCTCCTTCGACGTGAAGGAGGGCGAGATCGTGACCTTGATCGGCGCCAACGGCGCGGGCAAGTCCACCACGCTCATGAGCATCTGCCGCCTGCCGCCCCCGGAGGCCCCGCGCGTCACCGAGGGCGACATCATCTTCAAGGGGCAGAGCATTCTGAACGTGCCGCCGCACAAGGTGGTGTCCGACCTGGACATGGCCCTGGTGCCCGAAGGGCGCCGCATTTTCGGCAACCTGACGGTGGAGGAGAACCTCAAGCTGGCCACCTACGCCCGCACCGACGGGCACGAGGCCACCGCGCGCGACTACGATCGGGTGTACACCCTGTTCCCGCGCCTGGCCGAGCGCAAGAAGCAGCGCAGCGAGTCCCTTTCCGGCGGCGAGCAGCAGATGCTGGCCCTGGGCCGCGCCATCATGAGCAAGTGCGGTTTCCTCATGCTCGACGAGCCCAGCATGGGGCTGGCTCCGCTCTTGATGTACGACATGTTCCGCACCTTGAAGGAGCTGAACCGCGAGGGCCTGACCATCCTCTTGATCGAGCAGAACGCCAATCTGGCCCTGCGCTTCGCCCACCGGGGCTACGTGCTGGACACCGGCGAGATTGTGGCCCAGGGCAGCAGCGAGCAGCTGCTGGCCGACCCGGAAGTCAAAAAGGCGTACCTGGGCGGGTAG
- a CDS encoding ABC transporter ATP-binding protein gives MSLLEIHGLTRRFGGLIAVNDFNIELAEREMVALIGPNGAGKTTVFNLISGFYQPSEGSIKFQGKDTRGLRPHQVTALGVARTFQGIRLWSEMHVLDNIRIAQHYRLGYGIMDCFLRTKNYVTREKAIDTIAWELLEAMDLKDCAYELPRNLPYGVQRRVEIARAMSVKPSLLLLDEPAAGLNSADVEGLIKLVRWIHDTFPVTIWMIEHQMTVVMSLCTRIKVIDFGATIADGTPEQIQKNPTVIKAYLGDDTI, from the coding sequence ATGTCGCTTCTTGAGATACACGGACTCACGCGCCGCTTCGGCGGCCTGATCGCGGTCAACGACTTCAATATCGAACTGGCCGAACGCGAGATGGTGGCGCTTATCGGTCCCAACGGGGCGGGCAAGACCACCGTGTTCAACCTCATCTCCGGCTTTTACCAGCCGAGCGAGGGCAGCATAAAATTCCAGGGCAAGGACACCAGGGGCCTCAGGCCCCATCAGGTGACGGCCCTGGGCGTGGCGCGCACCTTCCAGGGCATCCGCTTGTGGAGCGAGATGCATGTGCTGGACAACATCCGCATCGCCCAGCACTACCGCCTGGGCTACGGCATCATGGACTGCTTTCTGCGCACCAAGAACTACGTGACGCGGGAAAAGGCCATCGACACGATCGCCTGGGAGCTTCTGGAGGCCATGGACCTGAAGGACTGCGCCTATGAACTGCCCAGGAACCTGCCCTACGGCGTGCAGCGCCGGGTGGAGATCGCCCGGGCCATGAGCGTCAAGCCCTCGCTGCTGCTCCTGGACGAGCCCGCAGCCGGGCTCAATTCGGCGGATGTGGAAGGACTCATCAAGCTGGTGCGCTGGATACACGACACCTTCCCCGTCACCATCTGGATGATCGAGCACCAGATGACCGTGGTCATGAGCCTGTGCACGCGCATCAAGGTCATCGACTTCGGGGCCACCATCGCGGACGGCACCCCGGAGCAGATCCAGAAGAACCCCACGGTCATCAAAGCCTACCTTGGAGACGACACGATTTGA